One region of Rhodocaloribacter litoris genomic DNA includes:
- a CDS encoding RtcB family protein has translation MALKIRQLNEYLWEIPKEGGMRVPARIYATKRMMDDIRSDNAPQQAANVAHLPGIVKASLAMPDIHWGYGFPIGGVAAFDLDEGVISPGGVGYDVNCGVRLMASELRREDVAPRAKALIEELFRRVPTGVGVGGAVKVDEKTLRKVAVEGAHWAVKAGYGTEEDLGFIEEGGRIEGADPGAISDRAWERGRTQLGTLGSGNHFLEVDYVAEVYDEEAARVLGLFPGQVVVIIHTGSRGFGYQTCDDYLAVMDRAMQRYNITLPDRQLACAPLRSSEGKAYLGAMRCAVNFAFANRQIIAHNTRLAFAEALGLKPGAAGLRTVYEVAHNIAKIEEHEVDGQRLRVCVHRKGATRAFGPGMTEVPARYRAVGQPVLIPGDMGRYSYVLIGTETAMHETFGSTCHGAGRRMSRRQAKKAARGRNVALELEREGIFVRGASLRTIDEEIPEAYKDVADVVDTCALAGISKKVAQLRPIGCIKG, from the coding sequence ATGGCCCTGAAGATTCGCCAGTTGAACGAGTATCTGTGGGAGATCCCGAAGGAGGGCGGGATGCGGGTGCCGGCCCGGATCTACGCCACGAAGCGGATGATGGACGACATCCGCTCCGACAACGCCCCGCAACAGGCCGCCAACGTGGCCCATCTGCCCGGCATCGTGAAGGCGTCGCTGGCCATGCCGGACATCCACTGGGGCTACGGCTTCCCCATCGGCGGGGTGGCGGCTTTCGACCTCGATGAAGGGGTCATCTCGCCTGGCGGCGTTGGGTACGACGTGAACTGCGGCGTCCGGTTGATGGCTTCGGAGCTGCGACGGGAGGACGTGGCACCCCGGGCGAAGGCACTCATCGAGGAGCTGTTTCGCCGCGTGCCCACCGGCGTGGGCGTGGGGGGGGCCGTCAAGGTGGACGAGAAGACGCTCCGCAAGGTGGCCGTCGAGGGGGCGCACTGGGCCGTGAAGGCCGGCTACGGCACGGAGGAGGACCTCGGCTTCATCGAGGAGGGCGGGCGCATCGAGGGGGCCGATCCCGGCGCCATCTCGGACCGGGCCTGGGAGCGCGGCCGCACCCAGCTCGGCACGCTGGGCTCCGGCAACCACTTCCTCGAAGTCGACTACGTGGCCGAGGTCTACGACGAGGAGGCGGCCCGGGTGCTCGGCCTCTTCCCCGGGCAGGTGGTCGTCATCATCCACACCGGCTCGCGCGGCTTCGGCTACCAGACGTGCGACGACTACCTGGCCGTCATGGACCGGGCCATGCAGCGGTACAACATCACGTTGCCGGACCGGCAGCTGGCCTGTGCCCCGCTGCGCTCCTCCGAAGGGAAAGCCTATCTGGGCGCGATGCGGTGTGCCGTCAACTTCGCCTTCGCCAACCGGCAGATCATCGCCCACAACACCCGTCTGGCGTTTGCCGAGGCGCTGGGGCTGAAGCCCGGGGCGGCGGGGCTGCGGACCGTCTACGAGGTGGCGCACAACATCGCCAAGATCGAGGAGCACGAGGTCGACGGGCAGCGGCTGCGGGTGTGCGTGCACCGCAAGGGGGCCACGCGGGCCTTCGGACCGGGGATGACCGAGGTGCCGGCGCGCTACCGGGCCGTCGGCCAGCCCGTGCTCATCCCCGGCGACATGGGGCGGTACTCATACGTGCTCATCGGCACCGAGACGGCCATGCACGAGACGTTCGGCAGCACCTGCCACGGGGCGGGCCGCCGCATGAGCCGCCGCCAGGCCAAGAAGGCCGCCCGCGGGCGCAACGTGGCCCTCGAGCTCGAACGCGAGGGGATCTTCGTCCGCGGCGCCAGCCTCCGTACCATCGACGAGGAGATCCCCGAGGCCTACAAAGACGTGGCCGACGTGGTGGACACCTGCGCCCTGGCCGGCATCTCGAAGAAGGTGGCCCAGCTCCGCCCGATCGGATGCATCAAAGGCTGA
- a CDS encoding OmpA family protein, whose protein sequence is MKRSLPFSLFAASFVLIVAGALLLSGCAGLNNTGKGAAIGAGAGAVIGGVIGKTQDKTAEGAIIGAAVGGAAGAIIGRQMDKQAEELEKELEGARVERVGEGIEITFDAAILFDFDSAALRPEARANLRDLAESLLKYPNTEVSIIGHTDAIGSEEYNQRLSERRANAAATYLIGLGVPPERIRAYGMGETAPIASNDTEAGRQQNRRVEVAIYASEEYRRQLEAEHGN, encoded by the coding sequence ATGAAACGCAGTTTACCATTTTCCCTTTTCGCCGCTTCCTTCGTACTCATCGTGGCCGGCGCCCTTCTCCTTTCCGGCTGCGCCGGCCTGAACAACACGGGCAAGGGCGCGGCCATCGGCGCCGGTGCCGGGGCCGTCATCGGCGGGGTCATCGGCAAGACACAGGACAAGACGGCCGAGGGCGCCATCATCGGCGCTGCCGTAGGCGGTGCAGCCGGCGCCATCATCGGGCGGCAGATGGACAAGCAGGCCGAGGAACTCGAAAAAGAGCTGGAAGGTGCCCGGGTAGAGCGCGTCGGCGAGGGCATCGAGATCACCTTCGACGCAGCCATCCTGTTCGACTTCGACTCGGCGGCCCTGCGTCCCGAGGCCCGGGCCAACCTGCGGGACCTGGCCGAGAGCCTGCTCAAGTACCCGAACACCGAGGTGAGCATCATCGGGCACACGGACGCCATCGGGTCGGAGGAGTACAACCAGCGCCTTTCCGAACGCCGGGCCAACGCCGCGGCGACGTACCTGATCGGTCTGGGCGTCCCGCCCGAGCGCATCCGCGCCTACGGCATGGGCGAGACGGCCCCGATCGCCTCGAACGACACCGAGGCCGGCCGCCAGCAGAACCGCCGCGTCGAGGTGGCCATCTACGCCTCGGAGGAATACCGCCGGCAACTCGAGGCGGAACACGGCAACTGA
- a CDS encoding LysR family transcriptional regulator: MNDLPVDLLRSFVTIAEVGSFSRAAEQLYRTQPALSLQIKRLEEMAGVRLLERSGRQVRVTEAGQVLLTYARRILDLHEEALARLSAVDTEGAVRVGVLEEVALGPLVDLLTKFGRLCTKIQIELVVATSWDLARAIRENRLGLAVANRAYATDETDVQPLWQEEYVWATHPDYDFLDEDPLPLILDPLDCPWNVRDRVLAALDAQGRAWRIVFSSLSLSAQQAAVRAGLGLGLLARSALTPDVRVLPPEAGLPAAPTAEIALYRAANATSPACERLAEFLLTHLCAAPGTTPLDTPFRSLTIGG, from the coding sequence ATGAACGACCTGCCCGTCGACCTGTTGCGGAGCTTTGTCACCATCGCCGAGGTGGGAAGCTTTTCCCGGGCGGCCGAGCAGCTGTACCGGACCCAGCCGGCGCTGAGCCTCCAGATCAAGCGGCTCGAAGAGATGGCGGGGGTGAGGCTGCTGGAACGGAGCGGGCGCCAGGTGCGGGTGACCGAGGCCGGGCAGGTGCTCCTCACCTATGCCCGCCGCATCCTGGACCTGCACGAAGAGGCGCTGGCCCGCCTCTCGGCCGTCGACACCGAGGGGGCCGTCCGGGTGGGGGTGCTCGAAGAGGTGGCCCTCGGCCCGCTGGTGGACCTGCTGACCAAGTTCGGGCGGCTCTGTACGAAGATCCAGATCGAACTGGTGGTGGCTACGAGCTGGGACCTGGCCCGTGCCATCCGGGAGAACCGCCTCGGGCTGGCCGTGGCCAACCGCGCCTATGCCACCGACGAGACGGACGTGCAGCCGCTCTGGCAGGAGGAGTACGTCTGGGCCACCCACCCCGACTACGACTTCCTCGACGAGGACCCGCTTCCGCTCATCCTGGACCCGCTCGACTGCCCGTGGAACGTGCGGGACCGGGTGCTGGCCGCGCTCGACGCCCAGGGCCGGGCCTGGCGGATCGTCTTCAGCAGCCTGAGCCTGAGTGCCCAGCAGGCGGCCGTCCGCGCCGGCCTCGGGCTGGGGCTGCTGGCCCGCAGCGCCCTCACGCCGGACGTGCGCGTGCTCCCGCCGGAGGCCGGCCTGCCCGCCGCCCCGACCGCCGAGATCGCCCTCTATCGGGCCGCCAACGCCACCTCGCCGGCCTGCGAGCGCCTGGCCGAGTTCCTCCTGACCCACCTGTGCGCCGCCCCCGGCACCACCCCGCTGGATACCCCCTTCCGGAGCCTGACCATAGGCGGCTGA
- a CDS encoding TIGR00730 family Rossman fold protein yields MSFSDKKLNTGNHARLPASMTKEEIDAWQEQRIKDLWRVFRIVGEFTKGFETLSALGPCVSIYGSARTPADHPDYHLAETVARKLVERGFGVITGGGPGIMEAANKGAFEAGGLSVGLNIVIPHEQHPNPYVAPDKLLNFDFFFVRKVMLHKYAQGFIVLPGGYGTMDELFEALTLIQTRKATPFPIILMGKAYWQGLVSWLRDTMLASGRVSPEDLELFALTDDPDEAVDRIDTFYRQHMLSPNF; encoded by the coding sequence ATGTCCTTCTCCGACAAAAAGCTGAACACGGGTAACCATGCCCGCCTGCCGGCCTCCATGACCAAAGAAGAGATCGATGCCTGGCAGGAGCAGCGGATCAAGGACCTCTGGCGGGTTTTTCGCATCGTGGGTGAGTTCACCAAGGGCTTCGAGACGCTTTCGGCGCTGGGGCCCTGTGTATCGATCTATGGATCGGCCCGCACGCCGGCGGATCACCCCGACTATCACCTGGCGGAGACCGTCGCCCGCAAGCTGGTCGAGCGCGGCTTCGGGGTCATCACCGGAGGCGGGCCGGGCATCATGGAGGCCGCCAACAAAGGCGCTTTCGAAGCCGGCGGCCTCTCCGTCGGGCTCAATATCGTCATCCCCCACGAACAGCATCCCAACCCCTACGTCGCTCCCGACAAACTGCTCAACTTTGACTTCTTCTTCGTGCGCAAGGTGATGCTGCACAAGTACGCCCAGGGCTTCATCGTCCTGCCGGGCGGCTATGGCACGATGGACGAGCTGTTCGAAGCGCTGACGCTGATCCAGACCCGGAAAGCTACCCCGTTCCCCATCATCCTGATGGGCAAAGCCTACTGGCAGGGGCTGGTATCGTGGCTCCGGGACACCATGCTCGCAAGCGGCCGCGTCTCGCCCGAAGACCTGGAACTGTTCGCCCTCACGGACGACCCGGACGAGGCCGTCGACCGGATCGACACCTTTTACCGGCAGCACATGCTCTCGCCCAATTTCTGA
- a CDS encoding LacI family DNA-binding transcriptional regulator: protein MPTLQDVAREAGVSSATVSRVLNDSGKVNVATRRRVEEVIRRLGYHPSRVARRLRVQRGRSHILGLMIPDLQNPFFSDVARGVEDYAYNHEYAVILCSSDEDIDKQTFYLNTLYAESVDGIILPPIPGEHGRLAWLAQEQRLPIVCLDRHLPALTLDTVVVDNHRGAFEAVELLIRLGHRRIAIITGLPALSTSQERLEGYLEALSKHNVPVLPHLIRRGDSRYESGRLEAGHLLDEPVPPTALFVGNNLMTLGALEAIHSRGIRVPEQLSIIGFDDMLWAASLNPPLTTVRQPGYEIGRQAAELLLQRIAEPSRPPTVVVCQPELVLRASCGPAPLNP, encoded by the coding sequence ATGCCCACCCTTCAAGACGTAGCGCGGGAGGCCGGGGTCTCCTCGGCCACCGTCTCGCGGGTCCTGAACGACTCCGGCAAAGTGAACGTGGCCACACGCCGGCGCGTCGAAGAAGTCATTCGTCGTCTCGGCTATCATCCCAGCCGGGTGGCGCGCCGGCTCCGGGTTCAGCGGGGTCGCTCGCACATCCTCGGCCTGATGATCCCCGACCTGCAGAACCCCTTCTTTTCCGACGTAGCGCGCGGCGTTGAGGATTATGCCTACAACCACGAGTATGCCGTCATCCTGTGCAGCTCGGACGAGGACATCGACAAGCAAACCTTTTATCTCAACACCCTGTATGCCGAATCGGTGGATGGCATCATCCTGCCGCCGATCCCGGGTGAACACGGCCGGTTGGCCTGGCTGGCCCAGGAGCAGCGGCTGCCGATCGTCTGCCTGGACCGGCACCTGCCCGCGCTGACGCTCGACACGGTGGTCGTGGACAACCACCGGGGCGCGTTCGAAGCCGTCGAGTTGTTGATCCGGCTCGGACACCGTCGCATTGCCATCATCACCGGTCTGCCGGCCCTCTCGACCAGCCAGGAGCGTCTTGAAGGCTATCTGGAAGCGCTTTCTAAACACAACGTGCCGGTCCTTCCCCACCTGATTCGCCGGGGAGACTCCCGGTACGAAAGCGGGCGCCTGGAAGCGGGCCATCTGCTGGACGAACCCGTTCCTCCCACGGCCCTCTTCGTCGGCAACAACCTGATGACGCTCGGGGCCCTGGAGGCCATCCACAGCCGGGGGATCCGGGTACCCGAACAACTCTCCATCATCGGCTTCGACGACATGCTCTGGGCGGCTTCCCTGAACCCGCCCCTGACGACCGTCCGGCAGCCCGGCTACGAGATCGGCCGGCAGGCCGCCGAACTGCTGCTGCAACGCATCGCCGAACCGAGCCGCCCGCCCACCGTTGTGGTGTGCCAGCCGGAGCTTGTCCTCCGGGCCTCCTGTGGCCCGGCTCCCCTGAACCCGTGA
- a CDS encoding HAD family hydrolase — translation MAFSGALTIDFWNTLVEAGVNGAARRQQRMTHLLATVHACRPGILPAHVEAAFNEAVRRFDQAWKHQHRTPCTEELVRDVWNLLDLQVPPDRHEDTVRVFQEGVLEHPPALVEGAAETLDRLAERYRLALISDTMFSPGRVLRRLLDRHGLLRYFDAFVFSDETSFSKPDVRAFHQAARQLNVSPGALLHIGDLRRTDVAGARQAGACAVLFTGVHTDEEEGPEPHHILTCWHELPDLLRTRFA, via the coding sequence ATGGCTTTCTCCGGTGCCCTGACCATCGACTTCTGGAACACGCTCGTCGAGGCGGGGGTGAACGGAGCGGCACGCCGGCAGCAACGGATGACCCACCTGCTGGCCACGGTGCACGCCTGCCGCCCCGGCATCCTGCCGGCTCACGTCGAGGCGGCCTTCAACGAAGCGGTACGTCGTTTCGACCAGGCGTGGAAACACCAGCACCGAACCCCGTGCACGGAAGAGCTGGTGCGTGACGTCTGGAACCTGCTCGACCTCCAGGTACCGCCCGACCGGCACGAAGACACGGTCCGCGTCTTTCAGGAAGGCGTACTCGAACACCCGCCCGCCCTCGTCGAAGGAGCGGCCGAAACACTCGACCGCCTGGCCGAACGCTACCGCCTGGCCCTGATCTCGGACACCATGTTCTCGCCGGGACGGGTCCTCCGCCGCCTGCTGGACCGGCACGGGTTGCTCCGCTACTTCGACGCCTTCGTCTTCTCCGACGAAACCAGTTTTTCCAAACCCGACGTTCGCGCCTTCCACCAGGCGGCCCGGCAATTGAACGTCTCCCCCGGAGCCCTGCTGCACATCGGCGACCTGCGTCGTACCGACGTGGCCGGAGCCCGGCAGGCAGGCGCCTGCGCCGTGCTTTTTACCGGCGTCCACACCGACGAAGAAGAAGGCCCGGAGCCACACCACATACTCACCTGCTGGCACGAGCTGCCGGACCTGCTGCGCACGCGCTTCGCTTAG
- a CDS encoding acyltransferase translates to MSTSYIAGSAVLGEGTTVGHFCVIGEGVTIGAGCQIGHHVVIHDGTTIGDHVRIDDHATLGKQPMRAANSAVTRDRRKPPARIGNRCLIGAGVVLYAGCTLGEHVLVADLATLREDVRVGDFTIIGRGVAVENQCTIGRYCKLETNVYLTAYSVIEDRAFLAPGVLTSNDNFIGRTEERFKHFKGITVRRGGRLGVGAVILPGKEVGPDAVVAAGAVLTRDAEAEMIYAGLPARPFRPVPEEQKLDRQGWEE, encoded by the coding sequence ATGTCCACCTCCTACATCGCCGGCAGCGCCGTTCTGGGTGAAGGCACCACGGTCGGCCACTTCTGCGTCATCGGCGAAGGCGTCACCATCGGCGCAGGGTGCCAGATCGGGCACCACGTCGTCATTCACGACGGCACCACCATCGGCGACCACGTCCGCATCGACGACCATGCCACCCTCGGCAAACAGCCCATGCGGGCGGCCAACAGCGCCGTCACCCGGGACCGCCGGAAACCGCCGGCCCGGATCGGCAACCGGTGCCTCATCGGCGCGGGTGTGGTGCTCTACGCCGGCTGCACCCTGGGCGAGCACGTCCTCGTGGCCGACCTGGCCACGCTCCGCGAAGACGTTCGCGTCGGCGACTTCACCATCATCGGGCGCGGTGTGGCCGTCGAAAACCAGTGCACCATCGGGCGCTACTGCAAGCTGGAGACGAACGTCTACCTGACGGCCTACTCGGTCATCGAGGACCGTGCCTTCCTGGCGCCGGGGGTTCTCACGAGCAATGACAACTTCATCGGGCGCACCGAGGAACGGTTCAAGCATTTCAAGGGGATCACGGTGCGACGCGGCGGGCGCCTCGGCGTGGGTGCCGTCATCCTGCCGGGCAAGGAAGTGGGGCCGGACGCCGTCGTGGCCGCCGGCGCCGTCCTCACACGCGACGCGGAGGCCGAGATGATCTATGCCGGCCTCCCGGCCCGCCCCTTCCGCCCCGTCCCCGAGGAACAGAAGCTCGACAGGCAGGGATGGGAGGAATAA
- a CDS encoding sugar phosphate nucleotidyltransferase codes for MKLIIPMAGRGTRVRPHSHVTPKPLLPVKGKSMVERIVDTFNQVLPRALDAGVFVLGPDFGDEVRAQLADICRRHDMEAHFAVQEQALGTAHAVYAAEAHLDGEGIVVFADTLFYMEPVEHLEEADVVAWVKWVEDPRRFGVAVREGDRIKALVEKPKEPISHEALIGIYYVKDLTTLRAAIAELIGLDIKGHGEYQLTDALDRMLQAGRVFKTATVTDWLDCGTIPALLETTKVILDRERDDLRQGTIENSVVIDPVYVGPGAVVRNAVVGPNVSIEAGAHVEQSVLRESIVFGEAHVEGAVLADTLVGRHAVVRDAPRVLNIGDHSEVGPRG; via the coding sequence ATGAAACTGATCATCCCCATGGCCGGGCGCGGGACGCGCGTGCGGCCCCACTCCCACGTCACCCCGAAACCGCTCCTTCCCGTCAAGGGCAAGAGCATGGTCGAGCGCATCGTCGACACGTTCAACCAGGTGCTGCCGCGCGCGCTCGACGCCGGCGTCTTTGTGCTCGGCCCCGACTTCGGCGACGAGGTGCGCGCCCAGCTCGCCGACATCTGCCGGCGACACGACATGGAGGCCCACTTCGCCGTGCAGGAGCAGGCACTCGGCACCGCCCATGCCGTCTATGCCGCCGAGGCACACCTCGACGGCGAAGGCATCGTGGTCTTTGCCGACACGCTTTTCTACATGGAGCCCGTCGAGCACCTGGAGGAGGCCGACGTGGTGGCGTGGGTCAAGTGGGTGGAAGACCCCCGCCGCTTCGGCGTGGCCGTGCGCGAGGGCGACCGCATCAAGGCGCTCGTGGAGAAGCCGAAGGAGCCCATCTCGCACGAGGCCCTCATCGGCATCTATTACGTGAAGGATCTCACGACCCTCCGCGCCGCCATTGCCGAGCTGATCGGCCTCGACATCAAAGGACACGGCGAGTACCAGCTCACCGACGCCCTCGACCGTATGCTCCAGGCCGGACGCGTCTTCAAGACGGCCACCGTCACCGACTGGCTCGACTGCGGCACCATCCCGGCGCTGCTCGAAACGACGAAGGTCATCCTGGACCGCGAGCGGGACGACCTCCGCCAGGGCACCATCGAAAACAGCGTGGTGATCGACCCGGTCTATGTGGGGCCGGGGGCGGTGGTGCGGAACGCGGTCGTCGGGCCGAACGTGTCCATTGAGGCCGGCGCGCACGTGGAGCAAAGCGTCCTCCGCGAGAGCATCGTCTTCGGAGAGGCCCACGTGGAAGGGGCCGTCCTCGCCGACACGCTCGTGGGCCGTCACGCCGTCGTGCGCGACGCGCCCCGCGTGCTCAACATCGGCGACCACTCGGAGGTCGGGCCGCGCGGCTGA
- a CDS encoding archease codes for METASPNWFREIDHTGDIGIEVEAPDLDTLFARAARGMFAMLTDLACVRPGRSRRVQVEAPDRDALMVRWLSELNYLHLTEGWLFCRFDVEERTDRHLTATVHGETFDPARHTIYTEIKAVTFHGLTIRRENDRWIARVIFDM; via the coding sequence ATGGAAACGGCATCACCGAACTGGTTTCGCGAGATCGACCACACGGGCGACATCGGCATCGAGGTGGAGGCGCCCGACCTGGACACCCTCTTCGCCCGCGCCGCCCGGGGGATGTTCGCCATGCTCACGGATCTGGCGTGCGTGCGACCCGGGCGCAGCCGCCGCGTGCAGGTGGAGGCCCCCGACCGGGATGCCCTGATGGTTCGCTGGCTCTCCGAGCTGAACTACCTGCACCTGACCGAGGGCTGGCTCTTCTGCCGCTTCGACGTCGAGGAGCGCACGGACCGGCACCTGACGGCCACCGTTCACGGCGAAACGTTCGATCCGGCCCGTCATACGATCTACACGGAGATCAAGGCCGTCACCTTCCACGGCCTGACGATCCGCCGGGAGAACGATCGGTGGATCGCCCGCGTTATCTTCGATATGTGA
- a CDS encoding EamA family transporter, producing the protein MPDTTRAGIRWDLLLAFLAVYFVWGSTYLAIHVAIDTMPPLLMLGARFGLAGLLLYGWLALRGRARATARQWGAAALLGGLMLSVGTGTVAWAELYVPTGVAALVITTTPLWMVLLGWLWQGEERPGGRTLLGLVVGLAGVLLLLDPASLRSAGGLYLPAVFAILGGTLSWAAGSLLSKRADLPRDPFLGTALQMLAGGGWLVLAGLLAGEGRHVNVAAFTWASVGAWAYLVVFGSIVAFSAYVWLLRHVSTAAVSTHAYVNPLVAVLLGWLLLGEPLTXRRGGTDE; encoded by the coding sequence ATGCCCGACACCACACGGGCCGGAATCCGCTGGGATCTGCTACTGGCATTTCTGGCCGTCTACTTCGTCTGGGGTTCGACGTACCTGGCGATCCACGTCGCCATCGACACGATGCCGCCGCTCCTGATGCTGGGGGCGCGGTTCGGGCTGGCGGGGCTGTTGCTCTACGGCTGGCTGGCCCTGCGGGGCCGGGCGCGGGCCACGGCCCGGCAGTGGGGCGCGGCGGCGCTGCTGGGCGGGCTGATGCTGTCGGTGGGCACGGGCACGGTGGCCTGGGCCGAGCTGTACGTGCCCACGGGCGTGGCGGCGCTGGTCATCACCACGACGCCGCTGTGGATGGTGCTGCTGGGATGGCTCTGGCAGGGCGAGGAACGTCCCGGCGGGCGCACCCTCCTCGGGCTGGTCGTGGGCCTTGCGGGCGTGCTCCTGCTCCTCGACCCCGCTTCGCTCCGGAGCGCGGGCGGGCTCTACCTGCCGGCCGTCTTCGCCATCCTGGGGGGAACGCTCTCCTGGGCCGCCGGCTCCCTCCTCTCGAAGCGGGCCGACCTGCCCCGTGATCCGTTCCTGGGCACGGCCCTGCAGATGCTCGCCGGGGGCGGATGGCTCGTGCTGGCGGGACTGCTGGCCGGCGAGGGACGCCACGTGAACGTGGCCGCTTTCACGTGGGCCTCCGTCGGCGCCTGGGCCTACCTGGTCGTGTTCGGCTCCATCGTGGCCTTCAGCGCCTACGTGTGGCTGCTGCGCCACGTCTCTACGGCAGCCGTCTCCACGCACGCCTACGTCAACCCGCTGGTGGCGGTGCTGCTGGGATGGCTGCTCCTGGGCGAGCCGCTGACKCWCAGACGTGGAGGAACAGATGAATGA